In Actinobacillus equuli, the genomic stretch ACACGGATTTCACGGAAATGTTCTGTGTATTCCGTGGTAATAGTTAGATTACTTCAGCCTCAAAGCCAATGTCATCAACGGCTGTGATAAGGGCTTCGGCGGTAGCGGAACCTTCCACAACCGCTTGTTGTGGATCTAAAGTTACGGTCGCTTTGGTTACACCTTCCACGGCATTAAGCGCTTTTTCCACGCTTTTTACGCAGTTACCGCAATGTAAGCCGTCAAGTTTTAAAGTAATACTCATATTAATTCTCCTATTTATAACTAAAAATTTTGGCGTATCATAGACCTTAACCCTAGGTTAAGGTCAAGAGGTAATAATATGAATATCAGTCAAGCTGCGGAGCATTCCGGATTATCGGCTAAGCAAATTCGCGATTATGAAAAAGCCGGTTTACTGCCACAGGCAGCCCGTTCAAGTAGTGGCTATCGAGTTTATTCGGCGGCGGATTTAGAACGTTTACATTTTATCAGTAATGCACGTAAGGTCGGATTTTCTTTAGTGCAGATCAGCGAGTTACTAAAGCTAAATGATGATCCGCATCGCACCAGTCGAGAAGTGAAACAGCTTACCGAGCAACATATTGAAGAGCTTCAGCAGAAAATTGCTGATTTACAACAAATGCTTTCTTTACTGAAAAGTTGGAGTAAGTCTTGCTGTGGCAATGATAGCCCGGAATGCTCGATATTAAGCGGTCTAAAACGCTAAATTTTTTGCAAATTGCTGGTTTTATTTATTTTTGAATTGTCATCAAACCGTCATATTGTTTTTTTAGAATGCGTGTAAACCAAATAATCTATTCCAAACGGCTATTTCAAACATCTATGAGGAGAGCAATATGTTATTGGTAAAAGCAACTAAAAAATGTGTAGTGATCGGGCTTTCATTAGGCGTAATGGCATCAAGTTATGCGGAAACGATTACCGGTGCGGGTGCTTCGTTCCCATATCCTATTTATGCGAAATGGGCTTCACTTTATGAAAAAGAAACGGGCAATAAAGTGAATTATCAATCTATTGGTTCCGGTGGCGGTCAGCAACAAATTATTGCAAAAACGATTGATTTCGGTGCATCGGATGACCCGATGAAAGCGGAATTATTGGAGCAACACAAGTTATTACAATTCCCGGTAATTATCGGCGGTACGGTACCGGTGGTGAATTTACCGGAATTTAAAGCGGGTGAATTGAGATTATCCGGTACGGTATTAGCGGATATTTTTCTTGGCAAAATTACCAAATGGAATGATCCGGCAATTAAAGCCTTAAACGCGTCGTTAAATTTACCGGATAAAAATATTATTGTGGTACGCCGTTCGGACGGTTCCGGTACGACATTCGGTTGGACCAACTATTTATCTAAGGTTTCGCCTGAATGGAAAGAAAAAGTCGGTGAAGGAAAATCGGTTAAATGGCCGACCGGTCACGGTGGTAAAGGTAATGAAGGTGTTGCCGCTTATGTGAAACAGCTTAAATATTCCATCGGTTATGTCGAATATGCTTATGCGAAACAAAATAATTTAGCCTGGGCTTCGTTACAAAACCAAGCGGGTAAATTTGTGCAACCGTCACGTGACAGTTTTATGGCTGCGGCTGCAAATGCGCAGTGGGATAAAGCAAAGGGAATGGACATTATGCTTACTAATGAAAGTGGTGAAAATTCATGGCCGGTGACGGCGGCAAGTTTTATCTTGATTCATCAACAAGCGGATAATCCGGCTGCAACCAAAGCAGTGTTTGATTTCTTCGATTGGGCATTTGAGAAAGGAAAAGATGCCGCACTAGAGTTGGATTATGTGCCGTTACCAAAGAATGTGGTGGAAAAAATTCAGCAAAAATGGCATGATCAAGTCAAAGATAAAGATGGCAAAGCGATTCGCTAATCATTAAATAGACAACAAGCGGTCGAATTTTAGGTTTTTGTTACAACCTGAATTCGACCGCTTTCAATTTGATTGGTACTAAATCAGCATAAAACTCCATCAATAAGAAAGAAATATTAACGATTTTATGTATATGAAAAAGAGTTTTTTATTTATTGGTCTTGCTAGTACATATAGTGTAGAAAGTTACGCTATTACGGTTTATGAAAGGAATGATACAACGATCCATTTTAGTGGTGAAATGAATGTGGTGCTGGATAAACAATATTATCGAACACATCATTATTTGTTAAACGAAACGCTAAACGAATCAATGAATACGAACTTGTCAAATAATGGTTCGGAAATCGGGGTTAGAGTTGAATATGCCCTATCTGATACATTAGATATATTGGCACGTACTGAGTGGAATTTAAATAATTATGAACAAAATCCCTATGGAGACAAATTCGGTTCATTGAGCACACGCCGTGCTTATATCGGGCTAGAACACCAAAAATACGGACAATTAAGTATGGGTCGACAATCTTTGCTAGCGAATGATATTTCAGCGAGTGATTTCGATTATTTTGTCGGAAGTAGTGAAAACGTTTTAACTTACTCCGGTAAGTCGGTTGTTCGTTATGACTATACCGGTATAGAGAATTTGCAACTAAGTGCTAATTACCATTTTTCAGAAAAAATCGACAGTTTTCCCGGTCAACAGAACCATAAATTAAAAAACGGCGTTGGTTTGGCTGGTCTGTATGATATTGCATTAAATGACAGGCAGGCGCTTTCTATTGGAGCCGCTTATAGTTCTGTGAATTATCTTGACCAAGCGAACCAACGTGCATCTCGTGAAGGGGTTCAATTAAGTCTGATTGCGTTTTCGGAAAATTGGATATTCGGGCTGGATACCGGTTTACGGTATCGCAAACAACCGAATTTATTTGAGTATGAAAAATTATTTCTGATTAAATCCGGTTTTAAATATGCTTATTCGGAGCAAGGAAGTTTTTATACGAGCTATGCCTACAGTATCGCTAAACGTAAAAATCTGATGACGGAAGAAATGATTGATCGAATTGTTAGAAAGAGTGCCGTATTAGGAACGGATTATAGCTTGCATCAAAATGTGAACGCTTATTTAGAAGCCGGTTATAGCTATGATCTTGCCTATGCTAATGGCAATAAATTAGAACAAGGCATTGAGAAAATTGTTGCTTCCGGGTTAGAAATTTATTGGTAAATAGCAGACTGGAAAGCGATTTTATATTGTCATAAAACTGTCATATTCTTTTTTTAAAATAAACTCCAAAATAAACATTGGAGTTTTTTTATGCCTAATATTCATAAACCAAGCTGTTTAAATCATCCTTTAGCAGAAGGTTTGTTTAAACATACAACGCAATTTTTTGCTTGGCTTGTCTTTGCTATGTTAGCCGCCATTTTAATTTCATTAGTTATCGGTAGCTGGGAATCGTTAACTCGCTTTGGGCTAAGTTTCTTGTGGACAAACGATTGGGATCCGAATAATGAACGTTATGGTGCGGTTGTACCGGTTATCGGTACTTTAATTTCTGCATTAATTGCTTTATTGATTGCGGTACCAATTTCTTTTGGTATTGCAGTTTTTTTAACCGAACTTGCACCTGAATGGTTAAAACGTCCGATTAGTGTTGCGGTTGAAATGCTAGCTGCAATTCCTTCCATTATTTACGGTATGTGGGGCTTATTTATCTTCGTACCGCTTTTCCAAGAACATATCCAACCCACCTTAATTGAATTACTCGGCGATCTGCCACTTATCGGCGTACTGTTTTCCGGCGCACCTTTTGGTATAGGTCTGTTTACCGCAGGGCTTGTATTGGCAATTATGATTATTCCTTATATTGCTTCCATGATGCGAGAAGTATTTGGCGTTGTCCCGCCAATGTTGAAAGAGAGTGCTTACGGCTTAGGTTCAACCACTTGGGAAGTGGTTTGGAAAATCATTTTACCTTACACCAAAGCCGGTGTGGTCGGCAGTATGATGTTAGGACTCGGACGTGCATTGGGTGAAACGATGGCAGTCACTTTTGTTATCGGTAACGCATTTAATTTACCGGATTCACTCTTTTCACCGTCTGCTTCGATTGCATCCGCGATAGCGAATGAATTTAACGAAGCGACAGGCTTACAAAAATCGGCATTAATGGAATTAGGTTTAATCTTATTCTTAATAACTACGGTGGTACTCAGTATTTCTCGTTTAATGATTTTAAGAATGAGCAAAAAAGAGGGAAATAAATAATGCATCGTAATAAAAATGGGCGTTTTTACCGCCGTAAATGCATTAATAAAATTATGCTTTCAGTATCTTTCTTTGCGGTTGGATTCGGGCTGTTTTGGTTAGGCTGGATTTTATTTACCTTAATTCAAAAAGGGATTCCGGAGCTTTCATTAACGCTATTTACCTTACCGACACCGGCACCGAATGAAGTAGGTGGTTTGAGTAATGCGATTATCGGCTCATTAATGATGTTGTTATTCGGAACTCTAATCGGCACGCCAATCGGCATTTTAGCCGGTACTTACTTAGCCGAATACGGACGTTATAGCAAATTAGCGAAAGTCACTCGCTTTCTGAATGATATTTTACTTTCTGCGCCGTCAATTATTATCGGTTTATTTATTTATGCGATTTACGTTTCGCACGTCAAACACTATTCAGGCTGGGCGGGCTCTTTTGCTTTGGCATTATTAGTGATTCCAGTGGTGGTGCGTACTACCGACAGCATGCTGAATTTAATTCCGAATAATTTACGTGAAGCGGCAATCGCATTAGGTTGCCCGCAATGGCGAATGATTACGATGGTTTGTTATAAAGCGGCACGTTCGGGGATTATTACCGGTGTGTTACTTGCAGTTGCTCGTATTTCGGGGGAAACCGCACCGCTTCTATTTACCGCACTTTCAAACCAATTCAGTTCGTGGGATATGAATGCTCCGATGGCAAACTTGCCGGTGGTGATCTATCAATATGCGGCAAGTCCGTTCCAAGATTGGAATAACCTTGCTTGGGCGGGCGCAACATTAATTACCGGGTTTGTGTTATGTCTTAATATTCTCACCCGTATCTTTTTTAAACAAAAACAACGATAAGGAAATGCAATGAGTAACGAATTAATTTCACTGCAAGACACCAAAATTGCGATTAATCACTTAGATTTTTTCTATGGCGATTTCCATGCTTTAAAAAACATTAATTTACGCATTGCCAAAAATAAAGTTACCGCATTTATCGGCCCTTCAGGCTGTGGAAAATCGACTTTATTACGAACTTTAAACCGAATGTTCGAACAATATCCGAATCAAAAAGCACAAGGGGAAATCTTGTTTGAAGGTGAAAATTTGCTAACCACTGAAACCGATATTGCCTTAATCCGTGCCAGAATCGGTATGGTGTTCCAAAAACCGACACCGTTCCCAATGTCGATTTATGACAATGTGGCATTTGGTATTCGTTTGTTTGAAAAATTGCCGAAATCGGAATTAAATGACCGTGTAGAATGGGCATTGACCAAAGCGGCATTATGGAACGAAGTAAAAAACAAATTACATCAAAGTGGCGACAGTTTATCCGGCGGTCAGCAACAACGTTTGTGCATTGCGCGTGGTATTGCGGTCAAACCGGAAGTTTTGCTGTTAGATGAACCTTGTTCGGCACTCGATCCGATTTCCACCATGAAAATTGAAGAATTGATTTGTGAACTAAAACATGATTACACGGTGGCAATTGTTACCCATAATATGCAGCAGGCGGCTCGTTGCTCGGATTACACCGCTTATATGTATTTAGGCGAACTGATCGAATTTGGTGAAACCAAACAAATTTTCGATAAGCCGAAATTTCAGCGTACCGAAGATTATATTCGAGGTCGAATGGGTTAAATTTAGCTTGAATCGATTTAAACAAGCGGTTAAATTTTGCTGAAATTTTGCAAATTTTTTGCCAAATTTGACCGCTTATTTGGAGCAAAAGGTTAGGAGCAGGAAATGAATGAGAAAATCTTGATTGTCGAAGATGAAAAAGCGATTCGAGAGATGATTTCACTGTTTTTATTACAGCAAAATTATCAAGTTATTGAAGCGGAAGACTATCATAGCGCAGTAAAAAAATTGGACGAAAAGCCTAAATTGATTTTACTCGACTGGATGTTGCCAGGACGCTCCGGTATCCAATTTATTCAATATCTAAAAAAATCGGAAGAGACCGCTCAAATTCCTATCTTAATGCTCACAGCACGCAGCTCAGAAGACGATTGCATTACTTGCCTTAATAGCGGTGCGGACGATTATGTGACTAAACCGTTTTCTCCCAAAGTATTGATTGCTCGTATTGAAGCCTTACTTAGACGTACCTATCAAAATAATGATGTGATTAATATTGATGATTTGATTTTGGATCAAAATGCCAAACGGGTTACCTTCCAGAAAAAAGAAATTAGTTTAAGTAGTACCGAATATAAATTATTACACTTCTTTATGACCCATCCGGAAAAAGTCTATAGCCGAGAACAATTATTGGATTTTGTGTGGGGTAATGATATTTATGTGGAAGACAGAACGGTCGATTCGTATATCCGCCGTTTAAGAAAAAGCTTGGAACCTTGTGGTTTTGAACGTTATGTGCAAACGGTACGTGGATCCGGCTATCGTTTTTCCAACCACTTTCGGGATAATTAATGAAAAAGGTTAAACTCTCTTTTAAACATTTCTTTATTGAAACGGCGTTAGCGGCGGCGATTGCGTTTTTATTCGGATTGTTTACGTGGCATTTCTTAACGTGGTTTGCACTGATTTTAGTCTTATTGCTCATTTGGCATCACTATAATGAACAGCGATTATTGCATTTAATCGACCCGAATCGTAAAAGTAGCCGAAAGGTTTTAACTACATGGGAACATATTTCACAAACGGTCGCTTTTTATCAAAAACGTAACCGCCGAGAAAAAATTAAAACGCTGCGATTACTCTCCAAATTGAACAAGAACATTCAATATTTACCGGATGCTATCATTATTTGTCATCATGATGGCACCATTTTGTGGTGCAATAACGTTTCGCAAGAAATGCTGAATTTCTATTGGGATAAAAAACTCGAAAAAAGCGTGTTTAGTGTGATTTTTTATGAAGAGTTTAAAAAGTATTTTCATCAAAATAAGAAAAATCGACCGCTTGTATTAATGGATCGAGATGAGCGATATATCGAATTTCATTTAAATGATTACGATAGCGAAAGTTATTTAATTATTGCACGTGACGTGACACAAATGATTCGTCTATTACATTCCCGACAAACCTTTTTAACCAATATGAATCACGAATTGCGTACGCCGCTGACCGTATTGCGAGGTTATTTGGAATTGTTGGAAGGACAGGCGGAAACCGAATTACAGCAGAAAAGTATTCAGGCGATGCAATCACAGGCTAAGCGGATGGGGAATTTATTGGATCAGCTGAATTTATTGGCAAAAATCGAAATCTCTTCCAGTAAAGAACATTATGTGGTTGAAATGTCGGCAATGATTTTGGCATTACAAAAAAATGCGGATTTTTTAAAACACAGTAAACAACAAATCATTTTTAATATTACACCGAATATTACCGTATTAGGCGATGAAAACCAGCTGCAAAGTGCGGTGTCTAACTTGATTTATAATGCAGTCAAACATGCCGGTGACGGTGCGACTATTGAAGTGGATTGGCATTGGTGTAATGAAGGGGCGGAGTTTAGCGTGCGAGATAACGGTGTTGGGATTGAAGAAACGCATTTATCGCATTTGACCGAGCGTTTTTACCGAGTGGACGAATCACGCAGTAACCAAACCGGTGGAAGCGGTTTAGGGCTGGCGATTGTGAAATATGCGTTGGAGCAACACGGTTCGCAATTACAAATCAAAAGTGAATTAGGTAAGGGGAGCCAGTTTAGTTTTATCATCAAAAAATCTTTACTTGGCGAAACAAAAAATCATTAAAACAGTATTTTTTACTCAACAAATGGGGAATTTGCCAGTAAAATGCCTGTTTTTCTGTCCATTAAGAGAGCTTAGTCATGTCTGATAAACGCTACGGTGCTGATGAAATTACCGTTTTAAAAGATCTTGAACCCGTCCAACTTCGTCCCGGAATGTACACCGATACCACCCGTCCGAACCATTTAGGGCAAGAAGTCATCGATAACAGTGTCGATGAAGCGCTATCCGGCTATGCTTCTCAAATTGATGTGATTCTCCATGCGGATAATTCGTTGGAAGTGATTGATAACGGCCGAGGAATGCCGGTGGATATTCACTCTACCGAAAAAATTTCCGGCGTGGAATTAATTCTCACAAAGCTACACGCAGGCGGTAAGTTTTCTAATAAAAACTACACGTTCTCAGGCGGCTTGCACGGGGTGGGTATCTCGGTGGTAAACGCCCTTTCGCAACGTGTAGAAATCAAAATTAAGCGTAACGGTGAAATTTATACGATTGCCTTTGAAAACGGGGTAAAAGTAGAAGAATTAACTGTAATTGGCAGTTGTCCGAAAAAACAAACCGGTACTACCGTTCGTTTCTATCCGAATCCAAAATACTTTGATTCGCCGAGATTTTCGGTAAGTCGTTTACGCCACTTATTACGTGCCAAAGCGGTACTTTGTCCGAAATTAACTATCAACTTTGTTGACCATATCAATAACAATAGCGAAACCTGGTATTACGAAGACGGTTTATCCGATTATTTAAGCGAAGCGTTAAAAGAATTCGAATGTTTGCCGAATCCACCGTTTATTGGCGATGTCACCACTGAAACCGAAGCGGTAAGTTGGGCGTTAACTTGGTTGCCGGAAGGGGGCGAGTTATTGGCGGAGAGTTATGTGAACTTGATTCCGACCGCACAAGGCGGTACGCACGTAAACGGTTTACGTAACGGCTTGTTAAAAGCAATGGTGGAATTTTGTGAAATTCATAATTTATTGCCGAAGAGCGTTAAATTAACTGCTGATGACGTGTGGAATCGCTGTGCCTATGTGCTTTCGTTAAAAATTCAAGAACCGCAATTTGCTGGACAAACCAAAGAGCGTCTTTCGTCTCGCCAGGCTTCCAGTTATGTGGATAGCACAATCAAAGATGCGTTCAGTTTATGGCTAAACCAAAACGTGCAAACCGGTAAATTGATTGCCGAAATGGCGATTTCATCGGCGCAAAGTCGTTTACGTGCGGCGAAAAAAGTGGTGCGTAAAAAGTTAGTGAGCGGCCCTGCGTTGCCGGGCAAATTAGCCGATTGTACTTCGCAAGATTTAAGTCGTACCGAGCTGTTCTTAGTGGAAGGGGATTCTGCGGGCGGTTCGGCAAAACAAGCGCGTGATAAAGATTATCAAGCGATTTTGCCGTTACGAGGTAAAATTCTGAATACTTGGGAAGTGTCTTCCGATCAAGTACTTGCTTCGCAAGAAGTTCACGATATTGCGGTAGCACTTGGGATCGATCCGGACAACGATAATTTGGATGAATTGCGTTACGGTAAGGTATGTATTCTTGCCGATGCGGATTCGGACGGTTTACATATTGCGACTTTATTATGTGCATTGTTCTTGCGCCATTTCCCGAATTTAGTCAAAAACGGTCACGTTTATGTGGCAATGCCACCACTTTATCGTATTGATATCGGTAAAGACGAAGTACATTACGCCCTTGATGAAGCGGAAAAAGAAGCGATTTTAGCTCGCCTAGCTAAGAAAAAAGGTAAGCCGAATGTACAACGTTTTAAAGGTTTAGGTGAGATGAATCCAAGCCAATTACGTGAAACCACAATGGATCCGAGTACGCGTCGTTTAGTGCAACTGACATTGGATGAGTTGGATACAACCGAAGAAAACGAGCCGAATACCTTTGAAATTATGGATATGTTACTGGCGAAGAAACGTGCGGAAGACCGTAAGCAATGGCTACAAAATCGCGGTGATGAAGCGGAGCTTAGTGTGTAAACTCTTGATAAAAACAAGCGGCCTATTTTTACGAATTTTTTGCAATTTATTCGGTGTGAATACTCATTCGCCTTTTGCAAAGTTTTAGTAAAAATAGACCGCTTGTTCTTATTAAATTGATGTTAATAAAAAGATAAAAATATTTTTGATAATGTTCACATTTTTATTACATTTCTATTCCTTTCCGTAAAATTTTGTGTATAGTGCCCTTGTATTTTAATTGTTCAATTGTGGGGGCGCTATGGACGCAACTTCTGTATCTCTTAAGAAAACCAATATGCGTAATAATGTGATTTTTATTGCGAATGTTGTACTGTTTTTTATTCTCCTCAATACGCTGCCTTTCGCGCCTGAAGCGAATAAAGGTTTGGCGTTATTAGTTTTTGTTGCTGTATTGTGGCTTACCGAAGCATTACATGTCACCGTAACGGCATTACTCGTTCCAATTCTCTCAATTGCATTAGGATTAGTAAAATCTAAAGATGCGTTAGTTGCATTTGCTGATCCGACAATTTTCCTTTTCTTTGGTGGTTTTGCCTTAGCGACCGCATTACATATTCAGCAATTAGATCGTCTCATTGCGAATAAAATTATGGCAATGGCAAAGGGTAAACTTTCTGTTGCGGTGATTTATTTGTTTGCGGTGACGGCATTCCTTTCAATGTGGATGAGTAATACGGCAACCGCTGCCATGATGTTACCGTTGGCGATGGGGATTTTAAGTAAATTGGATCGCTCTCAACATCATAATACTTATGTATTCGTATTACTGGGTATTGCTTATAGCGCAAGTATCGGAGGAATGGGTACTTTGGTCGGCAGTCCGCCGAATGCGATTGTGGCGTCACAATTACATCTGTCATTTGCAGACTGGATGAAATACGGTTTACCGATTATGTTTATTTTGCTGCCGTTAATGGTGGGAGTGCTGTATGTGGTATTCAAACCTAAATTTGATGTGCAGTTTGAACAAACTTTTGAAAAAATCGAGCTTAATCGTGATCGTATTCTGACCTTGGTTATTTTCGTTTTCATTGCTTTAAGCTGGGTGTTTAGCTCTCAATTGAATCCGATCATTTCAGGTTTATTAGGGCTAAAAGGCAATATCGGTAGTTTTGACAGTATTATGGCAATGGTTGCTGCCGCATTAATTTGTATTACTCGCGTAGCAACTTGGCAGCAGGTTCAAGAGAATACGGAATGGGGCGTATTATTCCTATTCGGTGGCGGCTTGACTTTAAGTGCAGTACTTGGTCAAACAGGTGCAAGCAAAATTATGGCTGACGGTATTGTTGCCTTAATTGACGGTAGCCACTTTTATGTAATTGGGTTAATTGTTGCCGCCTTTATTATTTTCTTAACTGAATTTACTTCAAATACGGCAAGTGCAGCGTTATTAGTGCCGATCTTTATTTCAATTGCACAAGCGCTTAATATGCCGCCACTTGGATTGGCGTTAATCATTGGTTTAGGCGCAAGTTGTGCCTTTATGTTGCCGGTAGCAACGCCGCCGAATGCGATTGTATTTGGTACGGGGCAAATTAAACAAAATGAAATGGTTAAGGCCGGTTTTTGGCTAAATGTAATCTGTATCGTTGTGATTGCAACTATCGGCTATCTATTTTGGCTATGATAATAGCATTGCCAAAAGTTAGTTAAAATCAACTGCTTACGCCTTATTTATTGGTTTAAATATAAACCGGAATAGGGCGTTTTTTATATAAATTGGTTGTACCTGTTTAAATTTCTTACTAAAAATTATGATATACCTCATGTTTTTTTATTTTGGTTATTTTTTTGAAATGATTTTTTGATATAGTCACCTCGTTTTAAATAAATCATAACATTCTAATCAAATTCGAAACATGAGGGACATTGATGTCTGAAGCTAAGCAATTTAAAGAAGATGTAGCTAAAAATCGTCGAAATACCATCATTTATATTCTTGATGTTATTCTGTTTTTGGCATTACTTAACTTTTTACCTTTCGAGCCGGCTCCGACTAAAGCACTTGCTTTGCTTGCTTTTGTGGCTGTGTTATGGCTTACGGAAGCAATGCACGTCACTATTACCGCATTATTTATTCCGGTTCTGTCGGTCTTTTTAGGTTTAGTTGAATCTAAGCAAGCGTTAGTGGCGTTTGCTGATCCGACAATTTTTCTCTTCTTTGGTGGTTTTGCGTTAGCAACAGCACTACATATTCAGAAAATTGATAAATTAATTGCCAACAAAATAATGGCGCTTGCCAAAGGCAATTTATTTGTTGCTGTGCTCTATCTTTTCCTTGTGACAGCCGTGCTTTCAATGTGGATGAGTAACACCGCAACCGCCGCAATGATGTTACCGCTAGCCTTAGGTTTATTAAGCAATATGGATAAAGAACGAGATCACAACACATTCGCTTTTGTGATTTTAGGTATTGCTTATAGTGCGGGGCTTGGCGGTATGGGGACTTTAGTTGGTAGTCCTCCGAATGCAATTGCTGCATCACAATTAGGCATTGGCTTTGCCGAATGGTTACTCTATGGTTTGCCGATGGTGGCTATCTTATTACCAATGGCATTAGTGGTGTTGTATTTTAATTTCCGTCCGAAGTTTTCAGGTAGTTTCGAATATCATGCGGAAGATATTCCAATGAACCGTAAACGTCTGATTACCCTAAGTATTTTCGTAGTGATTGCGCTTTGTTGGGTTTTTGGGCAACAAGTAAATAGCTTTATTTCACCATTGCTAGGATTATCAAAAAATATCGGTAATTTCGATAGTATGGTTGCAATGGTGGCGGCACTTGCTTTATGTGCTTCACGTGTCACGACTTGGAATCAATTACAAGAAGGAACCGAAT encodes the following:
- a CDS encoding heavy-metal-associated domain-containing protein, coding for MSITLKLDGLHCGNCVKSVEKALNAVEGVTKATVTLDPQQAVVEGSATAEALITAVDDIGFEAEVI
- a CDS encoding Cu(I)-responsive transcriptional regulator — protein: MNISQAAEHSGLSAKQIRDYEKAGLLPQAARSSSGYRVYSAADLERLHFISNARKVGFSLVQISELLKLNDDPHRTSREVKQLTEQHIEELQQKIADLQQMLSLLKSWSKSCCGNDSPECSILSGLKR
- the pstS gene encoding phosphate ABC transporter substrate-binding protein PstS; protein product: MLLVKATKKCVVIGLSLGVMASSYAETITGAGASFPYPIYAKWASLYEKETGNKVNYQSIGSGGGQQQIIAKTIDFGASDDPMKAELLEQHKLLQFPVIIGGTVPVVNLPEFKAGELRLSGTVLADIFLGKITKWNDPAIKALNASLNLPDKNIIVVRRSDGSGTTFGWTNYLSKVSPEWKEKVGEGKSVKWPTGHGGKGNEGVAAYVKQLKYSIGYVEYAYAKQNNLAWASLQNQAGKFVQPSRDSFMAAAANAQWDKAKGMDIMLTNESGENSWPVTAASFILIHQQADNPAATKAVFDFFDWAFEKGKDAALELDYVPLPKNVVEKIQQKWHDQVKDKDGKAIR
- a CDS encoding porin, translated to MKKSFLFIGLASTYSVESYAITVYERNDTTIHFSGEMNVVLDKQYYRTHHYLLNETLNESMNTNLSNNGSEIGVRVEYALSDTLDILARTEWNLNNYEQNPYGDKFGSLSTRRAYIGLEHQKYGQLSMGRQSLLANDISASDFDYFVGSSENVLTYSGKSVVRYDYTGIENLQLSANYHFSEKIDSFPGQQNHKLKNGVGLAGLYDIALNDRQALSIGAAYSSVNYLDQANQRASREGVQLSLIAFSENWIFGLDTGLRYRKQPNLFEYEKLFLIKSGFKYAYSEQGSFYTSYAYSIAKRKNLMTEEMIDRIVRKSAVLGTDYSLHQNVNAYLEAGYSYDLAYANGNKLEQGIEKIVASGLEIYW
- the pstC gene encoding phosphate ABC transporter permease subunit PstC → MPNIHKPSCLNHPLAEGLFKHTTQFFAWLVFAMLAAILISLVIGSWESLTRFGLSFLWTNDWDPNNERYGAVVPVIGTLISALIALLIAVPISFGIAVFLTELAPEWLKRPISVAVEMLAAIPSIIYGMWGLFIFVPLFQEHIQPTLIELLGDLPLIGVLFSGAPFGIGLFTAGLVLAIMIIPYIASMMREVFGVVPPMLKESAYGLGSTTWEVVWKIILPYTKAGVVGSMMLGLGRALGETMAVTFVIGNAFNLPDSLFSPSASIASAIANEFNEATGLQKSALMELGLILFLITTVVLSISRLMILRMSKKEGNK
- the pstA gene encoding phosphate ABC transporter permease PstA, encoding MHRNKNGRFYRRKCINKIMLSVSFFAVGFGLFWLGWILFTLIQKGIPELSLTLFTLPTPAPNEVGGLSNAIIGSLMMLLFGTLIGTPIGILAGTYLAEYGRYSKLAKVTRFLNDILLSAPSIIIGLFIYAIYVSHVKHYSGWAGSFALALLVIPVVVRTTDSMLNLIPNNLREAAIALGCPQWRMITMVCYKAARSGIITGVLLAVARISGETAPLLFTALSNQFSSWDMNAPMANLPVVIYQYAASPFQDWNNLAWAGATLITGFVLCLNILTRIFFKQKQR
- the pstB gene encoding phosphate ABC transporter ATP-binding protein PstB; amino-acid sequence: MSNELISLQDTKIAINHLDFFYGDFHALKNINLRIAKNKVTAFIGPSGCGKSTLLRTLNRMFEQYPNQKAQGEILFEGENLLTTETDIALIRARIGMVFQKPTPFPMSIYDNVAFGIRLFEKLPKSELNDRVEWALTKAALWNEVKNKLHQSGDSLSGGQQQRLCIARGIAVKPEVLLLDEPCSALDPISTMKIEELICELKHDYTVAIVTHNMQQAARCSDYTAYMYLGELIEFGETKQIFDKPKFQRTEDYIRGRMG
- the phoB gene encoding phosphate regulon transcriptional regulator PhoB; translation: MNEKILIVEDEKAIREMISLFLLQQNYQVIEAEDYHSAVKKLDEKPKLILLDWMLPGRSGIQFIQYLKKSEETAQIPILMLTARSSEDDCITCLNSGADDYVTKPFSPKVLIARIEALLRRTYQNNDVINIDDLILDQNAKRVTFQKKEISLSSTEYKLLHFFMTHPEKVYSREQLLDFVWGNDIYVEDRTVDSYIRRLRKSLEPCGFERYVQTVRGSGYRFSNHFRDN
- the phoR gene encoding phosphate regulon sensor histidine kinase PhoR, with product MKKVKLSFKHFFIETALAAAIAFLFGLFTWHFLTWFALILVLLLIWHHYNEQRLLHLIDPNRKSSRKVLTTWEHISQTVAFYQKRNRREKIKTLRLLSKLNKNIQYLPDAIIICHHDGTILWCNNVSQEMLNFYWDKKLEKSVFSVIFYEEFKKYFHQNKKNRPLVLMDRDERYIEFHLNDYDSESYLIIARDVTQMIRLLHSRQTFLTNMNHELRTPLTVLRGYLELLEGQAETELQQKSIQAMQSQAKRMGNLLDQLNLLAKIEISSSKEHYVVEMSAMILALQKNADFLKHSKQQIIFNITPNITVLGDENQLQSAVSNLIYNAVKHAGDGATIEVDWHWCNEGAEFSVRDNGVGIEETHLSHLTERFYRVDESRSNQTGGSGLGLAIVKYALEQHGSQLQIKSELGKGSQFSFIIKKSLLGETKNH